A section of the Streptomyces xinghaiensis S187 genome encodes:
- a CDS encoding DUF6411 family protein has translation MAVAIVIVCAVLAVLAFLLPRFSRHPERGTQRSLGAGTRVTGKAPGPLGRLFSKPFRSSSRAVSRSGSAGRRARGRMPF, from the coding sequence GTGGCCGTCGCCATTGTCATCGTCTGTGCGGTTCTGGCCGTACTGGCCTTTCTGCTGCCGCGTTTCTCCCGCCATCCGGAACGCGGGACCCAGCGCTCCCTCGGAGCCGGAACCCGCGTGACGGGCAAGGCGCCCGGACCGCTGGGCCGGCTGTTCAGCAAGCCGTTCCGCAGCAGTTCCCGTGCCGTGTCGCGGAGCGGGTCCGCCGGCCGCCGCGCCCGGGGGCGCATGCCGTTCTGA
- a CDS encoding ferredoxin has protein sequence MTWHIAVDRERCMGSAVCAGTAPGLFTMDADRSRPVRPDVEPDEEVLDVADSCPVMAIEVLDGGKVIAPRP, from the coding sequence ATGACCTGGCACATCGCAGTGGACCGGGAGCGGTGCATGGGCTCCGCCGTCTGCGCGGGCACCGCGCCCGGCCTCTTCACCATGGACGCCGACCGGTCCCGCCCGGTGCGGCCGGACGTCGAGCCGGACGAGGAGGTCCTGGACGTGGCCGACTCCTGCCCGGTGATGGCGATCGAGGTCCTCGACGGCGGGAAGGTGATCGCCCCCCGCCCCTGA
- a CDS encoding cytochrome P450 — protein MTTTDTGPISYPFNEATGLGLADAYERVRRTPGLVRVQLPYGEPAWLVTRYADARLVLGDRRFSRAEATRRDEPRQSPVSMANGMLAMDPPGHTRLRALVAKAFTTHRVERLRPEVRALAEDLLDTLEESGPPADLVEEYALPIPVAVICRLLGVPEEDRPRFREWSDAALSTSSLTAEEFLAKREELRGYMAGLIARHRAEPRDDLMSALIAARDGDLERLTEEELTDLCVGILVAGHETTATQIPNFVLTLLDHPRHLARLREEPELIPAAVEELLRFVPLGAGSAFPRYATEDIEVGGTLVRAGEPVLVAVGAANRDALRFGEPGRLDFGRPANQHIGFGHGAHHCLGAPLARLELQEALRALILRFPGLHTAGDVEWKTQMIVRGPRTLPIGW, from the coding sequence GTGACCACGACCGACACCGGACCGATCAGCTATCCCTTCAACGAGGCCACCGGGCTCGGCCTCGCCGACGCCTACGAGCGCGTGCGCCGGACCCCCGGCCTGGTCCGCGTCCAGCTGCCGTACGGCGAGCCCGCCTGGCTCGTCACCCGCTACGCCGACGCCCGGCTGGTCCTGGGCGACCGCCGGTTCAGCCGGGCCGAGGCCACCCGCCGTGACGAACCCCGGCAGTCCCCGGTGTCCATGGCCAACGGCATGCTCGCCATGGACCCGCCCGGCCACACCCGGCTGCGCGCCCTGGTGGCCAAGGCGTTCACCACGCACCGGGTGGAGCGGCTGCGGCCGGAGGTCCGGGCCCTCGCCGAGGACCTGCTCGACACGCTGGAGGAGAGCGGCCCGCCGGCCGACCTCGTCGAGGAGTACGCCCTGCCGATCCCCGTCGCCGTCATCTGCCGCCTCCTCGGCGTCCCCGAGGAGGACCGCCCGCGGTTCCGCGAGTGGAGCGACGCGGCGCTGTCCACCAGCTCCCTGACGGCGGAGGAGTTCCTGGCCAAGCGCGAGGAACTGCGGGGCTACATGGCCGGGCTGATCGCCCGGCACCGCGCGGAGCCGCGGGACGACCTGATGAGCGCGCTCATCGCCGCCCGCGACGGCGACCTGGAGCGGCTCACCGAGGAGGAGCTCACCGACCTCTGCGTCGGCATCCTCGTCGCGGGCCACGAGACGACCGCCACCCAGATCCCCAACTTCGTCCTCACCCTGCTCGACCACCCCCGGCACCTGGCACGGCTGCGCGAGGAGCCGGAGCTGATCCCGGCCGCCGTCGAGGAGCTGCTGCGCTTCGTCCCGCTCGGGGCCGGGTCCGCCTTCCCCCGGTACGCCACGGAGGACATCGAGGTCGGCGGCACCCTGGTGCGGGCGGGCGAACCGGTGCTGGTCGCCGTCGGGGCGGCCAACCGCGACGCCCTGCGCTTCGGCGAGCCCGGGCGGCTCGACTTCGGCAGGCCGGCCAACCAGCACATCGGCTTCGGTCACGGCGCCCACCACTGCCTGGGCGCACCGCTCGCCCGGCTGGAACTCCAGGAGGCCCTCCGGGCGTTGATCCTCCGCTTCCCCGGACTGCACACGGCCGGGGACGTCGAGTGGAAGACACAGATGATCGTGCGCGGACCGCGCACCCTGCCGATCGGGTGGTAA
- a CDS encoding NADH-quinone oxidoreductase subunit N, producing the protein MTRMEQSLVELIPEALLAAGAVAGLLLGAWLPRRRQWLVGLLACAVCGAGAVAAAVLATGAPATAFSGSFAADPVTATARIVILGSTLLVTLLGLGPLHGHPRQSEFFVLLQLAALGALMLAGAQDLLLLAAAYLLASVPSYVLAGFRKDAPGTEAALKYYVVGALLGVLMLAGITVLYAAGRGSAYPLLRTELPEASAGLTAAGTVLLLAGMLFKAAGVPGHYWLPDAVQGSAAPVAAFLTTVPKIGALAALYRLAAVPFSGTPAGWPELVAVLSAASMTLGNLAAFFQRDVRRLLAYSAISQVGYLLMPVAVAGRDSLAQPALLFYLAAYALTNLGAFAVVCALPGVRTLDGYRGLARHRPALAVSLTVCLLGLVGTPPTAVFLGKLEVFGAALDGGFGWLMVLAAVNTLASLFYYLRWIAPAFAIGPSSGNGDGDGNGAPDGAGGRGGPFAPGERTAPAAAIAVAAAALSLLLGPAAGPVLAVLDGPLAG; encoded by the coding sequence ATGACCCGGATGGAACAGAGTCTTGTCGAGCTGATCCCGGAGGCGCTGCTCGCGGCCGGGGCCGTCGCCGGACTGCTGCTGGGCGCCTGGCTGCCGCGCCGCCGGCAGTGGCTGGTGGGCCTCCTCGCCTGCGCGGTGTGCGGAGCGGGCGCCGTGGCGGCGGCGGTCCTCGCCACCGGCGCGCCCGCCACCGCCTTCAGCGGCTCCTTCGCCGCCGACCCCGTCACGGCCACCGCCCGGATCGTGATCCTCGGCTCCACGCTGCTGGTGACGCTGCTGGGGCTCGGCCCCCTGCACGGGCACCCGCGGCAGTCCGAGTTCTTCGTCCTGCTGCAACTCGCCGCGCTGGGCGCCCTGATGCTCGCCGGGGCGCAGGACCTGCTGCTGCTCGCCGCCGCGTATCTGCTGGCGAGCGTCCCCTCCTACGTCCTCGCGGGCTTCCGGAAGGACGCGCCCGGCACCGAGGCCGCCCTGAAGTACTACGTGGTCGGCGCGCTGCTCGGGGTGCTGATGCTGGCCGGGATCACCGTGCTGTACGCGGCGGGGCGCGGCTCCGCCTACCCCCTGCTGCGGACGGAGCTGCCGGAGGCGTCCGCGGGGCTGACGGCCGCCGGAACGGTCCTGCTGCTGGCCGGGATGCTGTTCAAGGCCGCGGGGGTACCCGGCCACTACTGGCTGCCGGACGCGGTGCAGGGAAGCGCCGCGCCGGTCGCCGCCTTCCTCACCACCGTTCCCAAGATCGGGGCGCTGGCGGCGCTGTACCGGCTGGCGGCCGTGCCGTTCTCCGGTACGCCGGCCGGATGGCCCGAGCTGGTCGCCGTGCTCTCCGCCGCCTCGATGACCCTCGGCAACCTGGCGGCGTTCTTCCAGCGGGACGTGCGGCGGCTGCTCGCCTACTCGGCGATCAGCCAGGTCGGCTATCTGCTGATGCCGGTGGCCGTGGCGGGCCGCGACTCCCTCGCCCAGCCGGCGCTGCTCTTCTACCTCGCCGCCTACGCGCTGACGAACCTCGGCGCCTTCGCCGTCGTCTGCGCCCTCCCCGGGGTCCGCACGCTCGACGGCTACCGCGGCCTGGCCCGGCACCGGCCGGCGCTCGCCGTCTCCCTCACGGTCTGCCTGCTGGGCCTGGTGGGGACCCCGCCCACCGCCGTCTTCCTGGGCAAGCTGGAGGTCTTCGGTGCGGCGCTGGACGGCGGCTTCGGCTGGCTGATGGTCCTGGCCGCCGTCAACACCCTCGCCTCGCTCTTCTACTACCTGCGGTGGATCGCCCCCGCGTTCGCCATCGGTCCGTCCTCCGGGAACGGGGACGGGGACGGGAACGGGGCCCCGGACGGGGCCGGCGGCCGGGGCGGCCCGTTCGCCCCCGGTGAGCGGACGGCTCCGGCCGCGGCGATCGCCGTCGCGGCGGCGGCCCTCTCCCTCCTCCTCGGCCCGGCCGCCGGCCCGGTCCTCGCCGTCCTGGACGGACCGCTCGCCGGATGA